From a region of the Triticum aestivum cultivar Chinese Spring chromosome 7D, IWGSC CS RefSeq v2.1, whole genome shotgun sequence genome:
- the LOC123167367 gene encoding glutamate dehydrogenase 1, mitochondrial-like produces the protein MVFGNIGSWAAQLITEAGGKVVSIRDVTGAVKNSNGIDIAKLMKHSAENRGIKGFDGGDAVDPTLLLTEECDVLIPAALGGVINKDNADAIKAKYIIEAVNHPTDPEATRQEHQHFATKLSCIC, from the exons ATG GTATTTGGCAATATTGGTTCTTGGGCTGCCCAATTGATCACTGAAGCTGGTGGCAAGGTGGTCTCCATCAGAGATGTCACAGGGGCTGTCAAGAACTCCAATGGCATTGACATAGCCAAGCTGATGAAGCACTCGGCAGAGAACCGCGGGATCAAGGGCTTTGACGGAGGCGACGCCGTCGACCCGACCTTGCTGCTCACGGAAGAGTGCGACGTGCTCATCCCGGCAGCTCTGGGAGGAGTCATAAACAA GGACAATGCTGATGCCATCAAAGCAAAGTACATCATCGAGGCTGTTAACCACCCAACAGACCCCGAGGCCACGAGGCAAGAACACCAACATTTTGCCACAAAACTAAGCTGCATTTGTTGA